The Strix aluco isolate bStrAlu1 chromosome 19, bStrAlu1.hap1, whole genome shotgun sequence genome contains a region encoding:
- the NUFIP2 gene encoding FMR1-interacting protein NUFIP2 yields MEEQPHHHHHHHYYYYGHHHHHHPQSAYLPPADGRAQPKPPLRHDHKHGGPQHQDAPKRRTGYGELNGNAGEREVSLKGLCSDETTTPGSRVPNGSQQLVDTNVTPKQTVKASALGKTGIKTKNFIQKNSMDKKNEKSYENKLRESQSSDKPEGVSIPNGVVTNNSSYITNGYVGKGADNDGSGSESGYTTLKKRKGRRNSAKGCENLNLVQDKIMQQEVSAPTLKQELESFKPDYSEQKGNRIENTKPVWKYEAGAGGAGRGKPGLGDVQRKNSDAKPGISSKKFDDRPKGKHASSATSKEDSWTLFKPPPVFPVDNSSAKIVPKISYASKVKENLNKAAQTPSTSSSSSSSSAGETQAQTSSRLSQVPMSAMKSVTSASFSNGPILAGTDGSVYSPGTQPLLSTAASTVPSTSSESVPQDMSTTSTALEQKKSSLFIYPSNMQTVLLGTAQVDFPSQTNQQNLGDIFQNQWGLSFINEPSAGPETVVGKSADNQLMEVTFQGEYPATLVSQCAEIIPSGTEQPVFPKAYELDKRTSPQILSAILKPGTAVEGGVLALESHHTGDLQKADTGSQGALVFLSKDYEIENPLASPTNNLLASAKEQRYQRGLERKDSWGSFDLRAAVIYHTKEMEAVWNLQKQDPKRIITYDEAMDRPDQ; encoded by the exons atggaggagcagccccaccaccaccatcaccaccattATTACTACTAcggccaccaccaccaccaccacccgcAGAGCGCCTACCTGCCGCCGGCCGACGGCCGAGCCCAGCCCAAGCCGCCGCTCCGACACGACCACAAGCACGGCGGCCCGCAGCACCAGGACGCGCCGAAACGGAGAACAG GCTACGGAGAGCTAAATGGTAACGCAGGAGAAAGAGAAGTGTCATTAAAGGGCCTGTGCTCTGATGAAACCACCACCCCAGGATCCAGGGTACCCAATGGCAGCCAGCAGCTCGTAGACACTAACGTGACCCCAAAGCAGACTGTGAAGGCCAGTGCTTTGGGGAAAACTGGAATCAAAACCAAGAACTTCATTCAGAAAAATAGCATGGACAAAAAGAATGAGAAGTCCTACGAAAATAAACTTAGAGAAAGCCAGTCCTCAGACAAGCCAGAGGGAGTGTCTATTCCAAACGGTGTAGTAACCAATAATTCTAGCTATATCACGAATGGCTACGTAGGCAAAGGGGCCGATAACGATGGTAGTGGCTCCGAGAGTGGATATACTACGCTTAAGAAACGGAAAGGCAGGCGCAACAGTGCCAAGGGTTGTGAGAACCTGAATCTAGTACAGGACAAAATAATGCAACAGGAGGTCAGTGCACCCACCTTAAAACAGGAACTTGAGAGTTTCAAGCCTGATTATAGTGAACAAAAGGGGAACCGAATTGAAAATACTAAGCCTGTTTGGAAATACgaggctggggctggtggagcaggCCGAGGGAAGCCTGGGCTTGGGGATGTACAGCGAAAAAACTCTGATGCCAAACCTGGGATTAGCAGCAAGAAGTTTGATGACCGGCCCAAAGGGAAGCACGCATCGTCGGCTACATCTAAAGAGGACTCATGGACCTTGTTTAAACCACCCCCGGTTTTTCCAGTGGACAATAGCAGTGCTAAAATTGTTCCCAAAATAAGTTATGCAAGTAAAGTTAAAGAAAACCTCAACAAAGCAGCTCAAACCCCATCCACATCGTCTTCGTCATCTTCGTCATCTGCCGGGGAAACTCAGGCCCAAACATCAAGTCGTCTGTCCCAAGTCCCCATGTCTGCTATGAAATCTGTTACTTCTGCTAGCTTCTCGAACGGGCCAATTCTAGCAGGGACTGATGGAAGTGTGTATTCTCCAGGGACCCAGCCACTGCTCTCGACTGCTGCTAGTACTGTACCATCAACCTCCTCTGAGTCAGTACCCCAGGACATGAGTACAACTTCAACAGCTCTCGAACAAAAGAAATCTAGCCTTTTTATCTACCCTTCGAATATGCAAACTGTGCTTCTGGGTACAGCGCAAGTCGATTTCCCATCGCAGACAAATCAGCAGAACCTGGGAGATATCTTCCAGAATCAGTGGGGCTTGTCTTTCATAAACGAGCCCAGCGCTGGACCTGAAACTGTTGTGGGGAAATCTGCGGATAATCAGTTAATGGAAGTGACATTTCAAGGGGAATATCCTGCCACTTTGGTTTCACAGTGTGCTGAAATCATTCCCTCAGGAACTGAACAACCTGTGTTTCCTAAGGCTTATGAGCTGGATAAACGGACTAGCCCTCAAATTCTTAGTGCTATTCTTAAGCCTGGGACTGCTGTTGAGGGTGGTGTCTTAGCTTTGGAGTCGCATCACACAGGTGACCTACAAAAGGCAGACACCGGTAGCCAAGGTGCTTTAGTGTTTCTTTCAAAAGACTATGAAATAGAGAATCCTCTGGCCTCTCCTACGAACAATTTGCTAGCCTCCGCCAAAGAACAGAGGTACCAGAGAGGCCTAGAAAGGAAAGATAGCTGGGGTTCTTTTGACCTGAGGGCTGCTGTTATATATCACACTAAAG AAATGGAAGCGGTTTGGAATTTGCAGAAGCAAG atCCCAAAAGGATAATCACTTACGATGAAGCCATGGATCGCCCGGATCAATGA